In one Alosa alosa isolate M-15738 ecotype Scorff River chromosome 14, AALO_Geno_1.1, whole genome shotgun sequence genomic region, the following are encoded:
- the dhodh gene encoding dihydroorotate dehydrogenase (quinone), mitochondrial isoform X2: MPSRPIEMHNEVNVMGQRFRNPVGMAAGFDKHGEAVDGLYKLGFGFVEVGTVTPKPQEGNPQPRVFRLPSDQAVINRYGFNSCGLSEVFERLKARETKQAELTKVGLPLGINLGKNKLTEDAVSDYLKGIQTLGPLADYLVVNVSSPNTPGLRNLQAKGELRHLLVKVLRERDLLQGSRKVPVLLKIAPDLCAQDKQDIADVVRELRVDGIIVSNTTVSRPESLRDSSSKEAGGLSGQPLKTMATEVVRDMYRMTEGKIPIIGVGGIASGQDALDKIRAGASLVQLYTALVYQGPPLITKIKKELDQLLQEQGFASVSEAVGADHRSAGTTVAAAAADDAAAAVTHNVESREQTHPVSGASDPAVS, from the exons ATGCCAAGCAGACCGATTGAAATGCATAAT GAAGTGAACGTCATGGGTCAGAGGTTCAGAAACCCTGTTGGGATGGCGGCTGGCTTTGACAAGCACGGAGAGGCAGTGGATGGCCTGTACAAGTTGGGCTTTGGGTTTGTGGAGGTTGGCACGGTAACACCAAAGCCCCAGGAAGGAAACCCTCAGCCACGTGTGTTCCGCCTGCCTAGCGACCAAGCAGTCATTAACAG gtaTGGCTTCAACagttgtggcctctctgaagtTTTCGAGAGATTAAAAGCAAGGGAGACAAAACAGGCAGAGCTTACTAAAG TGGGCCTTCCTCTGGGCATCAACCTGGGCAAGAACAAGCTAACCGAGGACGCGGTCTCCGACTACCTGAAGGGGATTCAGACGCTGGGCCCGCTCGCGGACTACCTTGTGGTGAACGTCAGCAGCCCCAACACACCAGGCCTGAGAAACTTGCAGGCAAAGGGTGAATTGCGCCACCTACTGGTTAAg GTGCTGAGGGAGCGTGACCTGCTGCAGGGAAGCAGGAAGGTCCCCGTTTTGCTCAAAATCGCCCCTGACCTCTGTGCTCAGGACAAGCAGGACATCGCTGATGTCGTCCGGGAG CTCCGTGTCGATGGAATCATCGTCTCCAACACAACAGTGTCCCGGCCTGAGTCGCTGAGGGACTCTTCGAGCAAAGAAGCCGGCGGTCTGAGTGGTCAGCCACTCAAAACCATGGCCACTGAGGTGGTACGGGACATGTACCGCATGACCGAAG GGAAGATACCCATCATTGGTGTGGGTGGCATTGCCAGCGGGCAGGACGCCCTGGATAAGATCCGCGCCGGAGCCTCGCTGGTCCAGCTGTACACGGCCCTCGTATACCAGGGGCCTCCGCTCATCACCAAGATCAAAAAGGAGCTGGATCAGCTTTTACA GGAACAAGGCTTTGCTAGTGTCTCTGAAGCCGTGGGAGCTGATCACAGGTCAGCAGGCACTACAgtagcagcagcggcagcagatGATGCAGCGGCGGCAGTAACACATAATGTAGAGAGCAGAGAGCAAACTCACCCAGTCTCAGGTGCCTCTGATCCAGCGGTCAGTTAG
- the dhodh gene encoding dihydroorotate dehydrogenase (quinone), mitochondrial isoform X1 — translation MAGKLKKQLKEAAGIIGAGSFLFASYLTAVGDERFYANSLMPLLQKVVSAETAHVLAVRILSWGLVPLNRYQDPASLEVNVMGQRFRNPVGMAAGFDKHGEAVDGLYKLGFGFVEVGTVTPKPQEGNPQPRVFRLPSDQAVINRYGFNSCGLSEVFERLKARETKQAELTKVGLPLGINLGKNKLTEDAVSDYLKGIQTLGPLADYLVVNVSSPNTPGLRNLQAKGELRHLLVKVLRERDLLQGSRKVPVLLKIAPDLCAQDKQDIADVVRELRVDGIIVSNTTVSRPESLRDSSSKEAGGLSGQPLKTMATEVVRDMYRMTEGKIPIIGVGGIASGQDALDKIRAGASLVQLYTALVYQGPPLITKIKKELDQLLQEQGFASVSEAVGADHRSAGTTVAAAAADDAAAAVTHNVESREQTHPVSGASDPAVS, via the exons AAACAGCTGAAGGAAGCCGCCGGTATAATTGGGGCGGGCAGTTTTTTGTTCGCCTCATACCTCACTGCCGTTGGAGATGAGCGCTTCTATGCCAACAGTCTCATGCCCTTGCTCCAGAAGGTGGTCAGCGCAGAGACGGCCCATGTTCTGGCGGTACGGATCCTCAGCTGGGGTCTGGTACCTCTGAACAGATACCAGGATCCGGCCTCACTG GAAGTGAACGTCATGGGTCAGAGGTTCAGAAACCCTGTTGGGATGGCGGCTGGCTTTGACAAGCACGGAGAGGCAGTGGATGGCCTGTACAAGTTGGGCTTTGGGTTTGTGGAGGTTGGCACGGTAACACCAAAGCCCCAGGAAGGAAACCCTCAGCCACGTGTGTTCCGCCTGCCTAGCGACCAAGCAGTCATTAACAG gtaTGGCTTCAACagttgtggcctctctgaagtTTTCGAGAGATTAAAAGCAAGGGAGACAAAACAGGCAGAGCTTACTAAAG TGGGCCTTCCTCTGGGCATCAACCTGGGCAAGAACAAGCTAACCGAGGACGCGGTCTCCGACTACCTGAAGGGGATTCAGACGCTGGGCCCGCTCGCGGACTACCTTGTGGTGAACGTCAGCAGCCCCAACACACCAGGCCTGAGAAACTTGCAGGCAAAGGGTGAATTGCGCCACCTACTGGTTAAg GTGCTGAGGGAGCGTGACCTGCTGCAGGGAAGCAGGAAGGTCCCCGTTTTGCTCAAAATCGCCCCTGACCTCTGTGCTCAGGACAAGCAGGACATCGCTGATGTCGTCCGGGAG CTCCGTGTCGATGGAATCATCGTCTCCAACACAACAGTGTCCCGGCCTGAGTCGCTGAGGGACTCTTCGAGCAAAGAAGCCGGCGGTCTGAGTGGTCAGCCACTCAAAACCATGGCCACTGAGGTGGTACGGGACATGTACCGCATGACCGAAG GGAAGATACCCATCATTGGTGTGGGTGGCATTGCCAGCGGGCAGGACGCCCTGGATAAGATCCGCGCCGGAGCCTCGCTGGTCCAGCTGTACACGGCCCTCGTATACCAGGGGCCTCCGCTCATCACCAAGATCAAAAAGGAGCTGGATCAGCTTTTACA GGAACAAGGCTTTGCTAGTGTCTCTGAAGCCGTGGGAGCTGATCACAGGTCAGCAGGCACTACAgtagcagcagcggcagcagatGATGCAGCGGCGGCAGTAACACATAATGTAGAGAGCAGAGAGCAAACTCACCCAGTCTCAGGTGCCTCTGATCCAGCGGTCAGTTAG